A region from the Mesomycoplasma hyopneumoniae J genome encodes:
- a CDS encoding MIP family Ig-specific serine endopeptidase: MKKIKNFLFLAIIPAFFFLISCKNDKVSEKQISNEIKETKKEEKNENIDSKTQKKQVEVLPDKSQANPNNSLQLPDVFQLPQFATKNLKANEYPLFAKKYKAVDPQILYKELYDRTFSVKFGITLAKGVKLYGEPEENKFLATENGTIWLLDYHKKDENNYKLFFATNLHVASHLSNTLDENLGKKLNYEDPSKDKATSISLGKSIQAPQIFASHNNNYDFSTNKNNQAKFYASDENFTNANRSGLSANSTIKTTAFSAPKLIFAGYDFINRDYIKPFQDDIKNKSKLRLEYLKSQVEPEEDFTESKIIKSSLEKDEFIPLYTDFAVFELEVNLANADETLKDWIKKAMAALDSYLKRNKQADLPNQDKKISFYMPTIDYVTASKMHENKEFLTNSKNVYVLGYPGLDGGNSVLTWNNPIERNDKTMQSYHRSPENANTFAISTNDYEGKMLSFNLNPYTKVFHRLLGDYYGFNQNIKFSSLYFGASGSLVYNEFGQMIGVYSGVALSSNRWDLLARASYTPFLLSKDLSDGEKTIKAYNLIDGSNLQKFPSQTRSYRQNLKEIYPNGFENGDRKTALFPDGI, translated from the coding sequence ATGAAAAAGATTAAAAATTTTTTATTTTTAGCAATAATTCCCGCTTTTTTCTTTTTAATTTCTTGTAAAAATGATAAAGTGTCGGAAAAACAAATAAGTAACGAAATCAAAGAAACCAAAAAAGAAGAAAAAAACGAAAATATTGATTCAAAAACACAAAAAAAACAAGTAGAGGTTCTTCCTGATAAAAGCCAAGCAAATCCTAATAATAGCTTGCAATTACCAGATGTGTTTCAGCTTCCTCAATTTGCAACTAAGAATTTAAAGGCAAACGAATATCCGTTATTTGCTAAAAAATATAAAGCAGTTGATCCTCAAATTTTGTATAAGGAACTGTACGATCGAACATTTTCAGTAAAATTTGGCATAACATTAGCTAAAGGTGTTAAACTTTATGGTGAACCCGAGGAGAATAAGTTTTTAGCAACTGAAAATGGGACTATTTGACTGTTAGATTATCATAAAAAAGATGAAAATAATTACAAATTATTTTTTGCGACAAATCTGCATGTTGCCTCGCATTTATCCAATACTTTAGATGAAAATCTTGGAAAAAAACTAAATTATGAAGACCCAAGTAAGGATAAAGCAACTTCTATTTCACTAGGAAAATCAATTCAAGCTCCCCAAATTTTCGCAAGCCATAATAATAATTATGATTTTTCGACTAATAAAAATAATCAAGCTAAATTTTATGCCTCAGATGAAAATTTTACAAATGCAAACCGTTCAGGTTTATCAGCTAATTCTACTATAAAAACAACAGCTTTTTCAGCGCCTAAATTAATTTTTGCTGGCTATGATTTTATTAATAGAGATTATATAAAACCCTTTCAAGATGATATAAAAAATAAATCAAAATTGCGACTTGAATATCTAAAATCACAAGTTGAACCAGAGGAAGATTTTACAGAAAGCAAAATTATCAAAAGCAGCTTAGAAAAAGACGAATTTATTCCTTTATATACAGATTTTGCTGTTTTTGAATTAGAAGTTAATTTGGCAAACGCCGATGAAACGCTTAAAGATTGGATAAAAAAAGCAATGGCTGCGTTAGATTCTTATCTAAAACGAAATAAACAAGCTGATCTTCCTAATCAAGATAAAAAAATTTCTTTTTATATGCCAACAATTGATTATGTTACAGCTTCAAAAATGCATGAAAACAAAGAGTTTTTAACTAATTCCAAAAACGTTTATGTTCTGGGCTATCCTGGACTTGATGGTGGAAATTCAGTGCTTACTTGAAATAATCCCATTGAGAGAAACGATAAAACAATGCAATCTTATCATCGATCTCCTGAAAATGCAAACACGTTTGCTATCTCCACTAATGATTATGAAGGGAAAATGTTAAGTTTTAACCTTAACCCATATACAAAAGTTTTTCATCGCCTATTAGGTGATTATTATGGGTTTAATCAGAATATCAAATTTTCCTCCCTTTATTTTGGGGCTTCTGGTTCGCTTGTTTATAACGAATTTGGTCAAATGATTGGGGTTTATAGCGGAGTAGCACTAAGCTCTAACAGGTGGGATTTATTAGCCAGAGCTTCATATACACCATTTTTACTTTCAAAAGATCTTAGCGATGGCGAGAAAACTATCAAGGCTTACAATTTAATTGATGGTTCTAACCTACAAAAGTTCCCGAGTCAAACTCGATCTTATAGACAAAATTTAAAGGAAATTTATCCAAATGGCTTTGAAAATGGCGATCGTAAGACCGCTTTGTTTCCTGATGGAATTTAA
- a CDS encoding bifunctional metallophosphatase/5'-nucleotidase — MKKKLLLPFCTIATFITGIPLIVSAACSENATQVTKNTQKITENSAQVKENSEKIREEYFSVVEKYSDTLNDFQAKIDKIRKTNPKSDTDEIAIIISEAQAKIDPLIDQVNYLFKKLHELEKKENSKLKTVKIFHTNDEHGRLEYDDNKHNNYSGMDKTGQYLKKFNKDLLLSAGDLIQGLPLSDTDKGKTIAKIAKYIGYDSVAIGNHEFDYGIRHILDLAAEGNKDEFSRKMPFISANVYWRQPSEEELKNLESTDERAIKPAEFKQGKRVFQPYIIKELENGLKVAVIGLTTPDTKITSHPKNSFWVEFTDPVPETQKVIKEIQEKDPSISFIIATTHLGVGRTEHKWTSDYLAEQTGNGLDLVIDGHSHTKIEIHKPKEDKKVWVTQTEAYAKWLGDIDLVFDTETGEIVKIVQSLRDINQINIVTRDLSEHYIKKLHKVYDVENDVKVFNSPGVFEHVQSIEINKTPYWIGRVKPTSLGVMTADAIAWEYAKSSKEQVQSTKNEIATLDNSLGLINGGSLRTDLKSGEIKRGDVLGVSPFGNRIVTIKLKGDTLKKTLEYGLSMGKQGAFAQLSSNISYKVKVEKGTDPKTKIESWVWKPDTTSFKINNKPIDDNKFYYLSTNDYLSAGGDGYQMLNLGKNRDIEKVYEGVQYIDSLIKYGQYLDKLTKDSSQKDLFAHTFQEYLSSDFTKNQQVEIPQEALTKS, encoded by the coding sequence AGCGCTCAAGTTAAAGAAAATTCTGAAAAGATTAGGGAAGAATATTTTTCTGTAGTTGAGAAATATTCGGATACCTTAAATGATTTCCAAGCAAAAATAGACAAAATCCGTAAAACTAATCCAAAAAGTGATACAGATGAAATCGCTATAATTATTAGCGAAGCCCAAGCCAAAATTGATCCCCTAATTGATCAGGTCAATTATCTTTTTAAAAAATTGCATGAATTAGAAAAAAAAGAAAATTCAAAACTTAAAACTGTAAAAATTTTTCATACAAACGACGAACACGGTCGCTTAGAATATGATGATAACAAACACAATAATTATTCAGGGATGGATAAAACGGGACAGTACTTGAAAAAATTTAACAAGGATTTACTTTTATCTGCCGGAGATTTAATTCAAGGACTTCCACTTTCGGATACAGATAAAGGTAAGACAATTGCAAAAATTGCCAAATATATAGGCTATGATTCAGTTGCGATTGGAAACCATGAATTCGACTATGGAATTAGACACATTCTTGATCTTGCCGCCGAGGGAAACAAAGATGAATTTAGCCGAAAAATGCCTTTTATTTCCGCTAATGTTTACTGAAGACAACCTTCAGAAGAGGAACTTAAAAATTTAGAATCTACAGATGAAAGAGCCATAAAACCAGCTGAATTTAAACAAGGGAAGCGAGTTTTCCAACCTTATATAATAAAGGAATTAGAAAATGGTCTAAAAGTTGCAGTTATCGGGCTGACAACTCCAGATACAAAAATTACTTCCCACCCAAAAAATTCTTTTTGAGTTGAATTTACCGATCCAGTACCTGAAACCCAAAAGGTAATTAAGGAGATTCAGGAAAAAGATCCTTCAATTTCCTTTATAATTGCTACAACGCACCTAGGTGTTGGGCGCACAGAACATAAATGAACTTCAGATTATCTTGCAGAACAAACCGGAAATGGCCTTGATTTAGTCATCGATGGGCATTCGCATACAAAAATCGAAATTCACAAACCCAAAGAAGATAAAAAAGTTTGGGTAACCCAAACTGAGGCCTATGCAAAATGGCTCGGGGACATTGATTTAGTTTTTGATACTGAAACTGGCGAGATAGTAAAAATTGTACAATCTTTAAGAGATATTAACCAAATCAATATTGTAACCAGAGATTTATCAGAACATTATATCAAAAAACTTCATAAAGTTTATGATGTAGAAAATGATGTAAAAGTATTTAATTCGCCTGGTGTTTTTGAACATGTTCAATCAATTGAGATCAACAAAACTCCTTACTGAATTGGACGGGTAAAACCAACTTCATTAGGGGTAATGACAGCAGATGCCATTGCTTGGGAATATGCAAAAAGTTCAAAAGAACAAGTACAAAGTACGAAAAATGAAATTGCAACACTTGATAATTCCTTAGGACTTATAAACGGTGGTAGTCTTAGAACAGATCTAAAAAGTGGTGAAATCAAAAGAGGAGATGTTTTAGGGGTTAGTCCTTTTGGGAATAGGATTGTAACTATTAAACTAAAAGGAGATACACTTAAAAAAACTCTCGAATACGGACTTTCTATGGGGAAACAAGGCGCATTTGCCCAACTATCTTCAAATATTTCCTATAAAGTCAAAGTTGAAAAAGGGACTGATCCGAAAACCAAAATAGAATCCTGGGTTTGAAAACCAGATACAACATCCTTTAAAATTAATAACAAGCCGATTGATGATAACAAATTTTACTATTTAAGCACAAATGATTATCTTTCAGCGGGCGGGGACGGCTATCAAATGTTAAATCTAGGTAAAAACAGGGATATTGAAAAAGTTTATGAGGGAGTTCAATATATTGATTCTTTAATTAAATATGGTCAATATTTGGACAAATTAACTAAAGATTCAAGTCAAAAAGATCTATTTGCCCACACATTCCAAGAATATTTAAGTTCTGATTTTACAAAAAATCAACAAGTTGAGATTCCTCAAGAAGCTCTAACGAAAAGCTAA